One part of the Microvirga sp. TS319 genome encodes these proteins:
- a CDS encoding SDR family NAD(P)-dependent oxidoreductase produces MSASSSLSSKVALVVGGSRGIGAAAARKLASMGAQVAVTYKTRRDAADEVVSDITEAGGKAAAFEADIVQAPAIDSLLQAVSARFGGIDILVNSAGIAPYRPLGSMDAAFVREIMDANVVGTVLLTQAAVPLMTSPGGRIVHFSSRLATSPIPTSSVYAASKAAVSALVHAFSKELGPKGITINAVAPGVIETDMTAAIIQERGRAIRSTTPLGRIGQPDDIAGIVAFLASPDSDWITGRTILADGGLS; encoded by the coding sequence ATGAGTGCATCGTCGTCTCTAAGCTCGAAAGTCGCGCTGGTGGTCGGTGGATCACGCGGAATCGGCGCTGCCGCTGCGCGGAAACTTGCCTCCATGGGGGCTCAGGTTGCCGTGACCTACAAAACTCGTCGGGACGCGGCGGATGAGGTCGTGTCAGATATCACGGAAGCTGGAGGAAAAGCTGCCGCGTTCGAGGCTGACATCGTACAGGCCCCTGCGATCGACAGCCTCTTGCAGGCCGTCTCCGCTCGGTTCGGCGGCATCGATATTCTGGTCAACAGCGCGGGCATCGCACCTTACCGGCCGCTTGGCTCGATGGATGCGGCTTTTGTCCGGGAGATCATGGATGCCAATGTGGTCGGGACGGTTCTGCTGACGCAGGCGGCCGTTCCCCTCATGACGTCGCCGGGTGGCCGCATCGTGCACTTCTCGTCACGTCTGGCTACGAGCCCAATCCCGACCAGTTCGGTCTACGCTGCATCAAAAGCGGCGGTATCGGCCTTGGTCCATGCCTTCAGCAAGGAGCTCGGACCAAAAGGAATCACAATTAACGCAGTGGCGCCCGGCGTCATCGAAACCGACATGACCGCTGCGATCATTCAGGAGCGGGGCAGAGCGATCCGTTCCACAACCCCTCTCGGACGAATTGGACAACCGGACGATATCGCCGGCATCGTCGCCTTCCTGGCCTCTCCGGATTCAGACTGGATCACCGGTCGCACGATCCTGGCTGATGGGGGCCTCAGCTGA
- a CDS encoding DMT family transporter, whose product MVVHSKMQAAGRWLYGQPYLLLVVTTLFWGGNVVAGKLAIGEVSPMAVTFLRWLLSATILGVFARPAIAAEWRQLVPAWRYILIIGFIGFTGFNALFFTAAYYTSAVNIAIIQGSTPIMVLIGTLFLGASLRMLQGLGVLATIAGVVITASHGDWHVLSQLTFNRGDTWLLIASIFYAGYTLALRRRPRTSALVFFVALSTAACLTSVPLLVVESMMGQLKWPTAWGWLILLYVVLLPSLLCQIFYIRGIELIGPARAGTFYNLVPIFGAVLSTLILDEPFAAYHVVALALVLGGIGLAEHSRAGASAEAPISQDRATGDPV is encoded by the coding sequence ATGGTTGTCCACTCCAAAATGCAGGCCGCAGGCCGCTGGCTCTACGGACAGCCCTATCTCCTGCTCGTTGTGACAACCCTCTTCTGGGGCGGGAACGTGGTTGCCGGCAAGCTCGCCATCGGGGAGGTCTCCCCCATGGCCGTCACCTTCCTGCGCTGGCTGCTTTCCGCTACGATCCTAGGTGTTTTTGCCCGTCCGGCCATCGCCGCCGAGTGGCGCCAGCTCGTTCCGGCCTGGCGTTACATTCTCATCATCGGATTTATCGGCTTCACGGGGTTCAACGCGCTTTTCTTCACCGCCGCTTACTACACCAGCGCGGTGAACATCGCGATCATCCAGGGCTCGACGCCGATTATGGTTCTGATCGGCACTCTCTTTCTCGGTGCGAGCCTTCGCATGCTCCAGGGTCTCGGCGTGCTGGCAACGATTGCCGGGGTCGTCATCACGGCGTCGCACGGAGACTGGCACGTATTATCCCAGCTTACCTTCAACCGAGGCGACACGTGGCTTCTGATCGCCAGCATCTTCTACGCTGGATATACGCTCGCCTTGAGAAGGCGTCCGCGAACCTCTGCCCTTGTCTTTTTCGTCGCCCTGTCCACCGCGGCCTGCCTGACCTCGGTGCCTCTGCTGGTGGTCGAGAGCATGATGGGACAACTCAAATGGCCCACGGCCTGGGGGTGGCTGATCCTGCTTTATGTTGTGCTGCTGCCCTCGCTCCTGTGTCAGATCTTCTATATCCGCGGCATCGAGCTGATCGGCCCAGCACGCGCAGGCACGTTCTACAACCTCGTGCCGATTTTCGGCGCGGTCCTCTCAACTCTCATTCTGGATGAGCCCTTCGCGGCTTACCATGTCGTTGCGCTCGCTCTCGTGCTCGGAGGCATTGGCCTTGCCGAGCACAGTCGCGCGGGAGCCTCAGCTGAGGCCCCCATCAGCCAGGATCGTGCGACCGGTGATCCAGTCTGA
- a CDS encoding NAD(P)H-dependent oxidoreductase, whose product MHALIVYAHPEPTSFTGALKDRAVEALIRSGHTVKVSDLHAECFNPVAGRHDFTSVADPERFHYQSEQEHAARCGTFAPDIKREQERVSDADVLILQFPLWWGSTPAILKGWIDRVLAYGFAYVDGRRFGTGLFTGRRALFSVTTGGTPQRFTKEGVYGEIETVLYPVERLLLQYMGFEVLPPFVAYAAPRVGDAERQAYLDNWEATVLKAMAMPANREKPDFSAALAAVGSGAWGTQR is encoded by the coding sequence ATGCATGCCCTGATCGTCTACGCCCATCCCGAGCCCACCTCCTTCACGGGAGCCTTGAAGGATAGGGCCGTCGAGGCGCTCATTCGGTCGGGCCACACGGTCAAAGTGTCGGATCTTCATGCGGAATGCTTCAATCCCGTGGCCGGCCGGCATGATTTCACGTCCGTCGCCGACCCGGAGCGCTTCCATTATCAGTCCGAGCAGGAGCATGCGGCGCGCTGCGGCACATTTGCCCCGGACATCAAACGCGAACAGGAGCGCGTGAGCGACGCCGATGTGCTGATCCTGCAATTTCCCCTCTGGTGGGGCAGTACACCCGCAATCCTGAAAGGATGGATTGACCGGGTTCTCGCCTATGGTTTCGCCTATGTGGATGGCCGGCGTTTCGGTACCGGCCTCTTTACAGGCCGCCGGGCCCTGTTCTCTGTGACGACTGGCGGTACACCCCAGCGCTTCACGAAAGAGGGCGTGTATGGCGAGATCGAAACCGTTCTCTACCCGGTCGAAAGATTGCTGCTGCAATATATGGGCTTCGAGGTTCTGCCGCCGTTCGTCGCCTATGCGGCTCCGCGTGTCGGCGACGCCGAGCGTCAGGCCTATCTTGACAACTGGGAGGCCACGGTCCTCAAGGCCATGGCCATGCCGGCAAATCGTGAAAAGCCCGATTTTTCGGCTGCTTTGGCTGCTGTCGGGTCCGGAGCTTGGGGGACGCAGAGATAG
- a CDS encoding 3-keto-5-aminohexanoate cleavage protein, which yields MAKPRKVIITCAVTGSIHTPSMSPHLPVTPEQIAEAAIEAAEAGAAIVHLHARDPMTGKPDQSPEGFEPFLKVIKQRSNCVINITTGGAPTMSVEERLRPAATFMPEVASLNMGSMNFGLYPMLNRFKEFKHDWERPYLEGSKDRVFKNTFFDIEHILTTGSENGTRFEVECYDIGHLYTLAHFVDRGLVRPPFFVQSVFGILGGIGAHPEDVMHMKRTADRLFGDAYRWSVLAAGRNQIPLITMAATMGGNVRVGLEDSLWAGPGQLAESNAQQVRMARTIIEGLGLEVATPDEAREILELKGGDRVAF from the coding sequence ATGGCAAAGCCTCGCAAGGTCATCATTACCTGCGCCGTCACCGGCTCCATCCACACCCCATCCATGTCGCCGCACCTTCCGGTGACGCCAGAACAAATTGCGGAAGCGGCCATTGAAGCAGCAGAGGCGGGCGCAGCCATCGTACATCTCCATGCCCGAGATCCGATGACAGGAAAGCCCGATCAGTCACCGGAAGGGTTCGAACCTTTCCTCAAGGTCATCAAGCAGCGCTCGAATTGCGTCATCAACATCACCACGGGTGGCGCCCCGACCATGAGTGTGGAGGAGAGGCTTCGTCCGGCTGCCACGTTCATGCCGGAGGTCGCCTCGCTCAACATGGGCTCGATGAATTTCGGGCTCTACCCGATGCTGAACCGCTTCAAGGAGTTCAAGCACGATTGGGAGCGTCCCTACCTCGAAGGCTCCAAGGATCGGGTCTTCAAGAACACCTTTTTTGATATCGAGCATATCCTGACCACAGGGTCCGAGAACGGCACGCGCTTCGAGGTTGAGTGCTACGATATCGGCCATCTCTATACACTCGCGCACTTCGTGGATCGGGGATTGGTGCGGCCGCCCTTCTTCGTCCAAAGCGTCTTCGGCATCCTCGGCGGCATCGGAGCCCATCCCGAGGATGTCATGCACATGAAGCGCACGGCGGACCGCCTGTTCGGAGACGCCTATCGCTGGTCGGTCCTGGCTGCCGGACGCAACCAGATCCCGCTCATCACCATGGCTGCCACCATGGGCGGCAATGTGCGCGTGGGGCTGGAGGATTCCCTTTGGGCCGGACCTGGCCAACTCGCCGAATCCAATGCTCAGCAGGTTCGCATGGCCCGTACCATCATCGAGGGCTTGGGCCTCGAGGTCGCAACCCCCGATGAAGCCCGCGAGATCCTCGAACTCAAGGGCGGTGACCGCGTCGCCTTCTAG
- a CDS encoding DUF6282 family protein, with protein sequence MDSATTQKTVEQRIDDLLVGAIDPHVHSGPSIAARSVDHLELARDASAAGFAAIVTKDHDYSGVMTAALISRHHPELTTKIYSGIALNNVVGGLNPYAVEHTAAMGGKIVWLPTLAAENHFEWEKTSGWVHPASTQKIRPASAIPVLDANKAVRDDVKEILDVIARTDLTLASGHVHASETWIIFEEAKKRGVKRMIFTHPEDIVGASLEDVRGIAAMGAAVEHSLCMFLEGNKFQTCAPEDLRKHIDAAGIDSTILCSDLGQIGNIHPIEGIRRGIKLCMDLGYSDDDIRKMVSLNAARTLGIEASLPASASR encoded by the coding sequence ATGGATTCGGCAACAACTCAGAAGACGGTTGAACAAAGGATCGACGACCTGCTCGTTGGCGCCATCGACCCTCACGTTCACAGCGGGCCCTCCATTGCGGCCCGCAGCGTCGATCATCTCGAACTCGCGCGCGATGCTTCGGCTGCGGGCTTTGCCGCGATCGTCACGAAGGATCACGACTATTCCGGCGTGATGACGGCAGCTCTGATCAGCAGACATCATCCGGAACTCACCACTAAGATCTATTCCGGCATCGCGCTCAACAACGTGGTGGGCGGCCTCAATCCCTATGCCGTCGAGCACACGGCCGCCATGGGCGGCAAGATCGTCTGGCTGCCAACGCTTGCAGCGGAAAACCACTTCGAGTGGGAGAAGACCTCAGGCTGGGTGCACCCGGCATCGACACAGAAGATCCGTCCGGCAAGCGCCATTCCCGTGTTGGACGCGAACAAGGCCGTGCGCGACGACGTGAAGGAAATCCTCGATGTGATTGCCAGGACCGATCTCACGCTCGCAAGCGGCCATGTCCATGCCAGCGAAACATGGATCATCTTCGAGGAAGCGAAGAAGCGCGGCGTGAAGCGCATGATCTTCACCCATCCCGAGGATATCGTCGGCGCCTCACTTGAGGATGTGCGCGGCATTGCCGCTATGGGTGCTGCCGTCGAGCACTCTCTCTGCATGTTCCTGGAAGGCAACAAGTTCCAGACATGCGCGCCGGAGGATCTGAGGAAGCATATCGATGCGGCGGGCATCGACAGCACAATCCTGTGCTCCGATCTCGGCCAGATCGGCAACATCCATCCCATCGAGGGCATCCGTCGGGGTATCAAGCTCTGCATGGACCTGGGATACTCGGATGACGACATCCGCAAGATGGTGTCACTCAACGCGGCCCGTACGCTCGGCATCGAAGCCAGCCTTCCCGCATCCGCCAGCCGCTGA
- a CDS encoding HpcH/HpaI aldolase/citrate lyase family protein has product MSTPQDRPAAAAFRQRLSSGERLIGTFVKTPTTHTTEILGDLGFDFVVIDEEHAPFDRVTIDMLLLAARASGTAGIVRVAEPTPSRLLSVLDDGAAGVLVPHVSSVRKAQEIAAACRYRGGKRGFSNSPRAGRYGGRGIWQHVDAADAEVTVIAMIEDPEALDDIEAIASVDGIHGLFIGRGDLTVALGAPAMDSPEILDVVKRICAAGRKAGKPICMMAANASEAATFAEYGATSFIISSDQGLMRQAASKVLAEFAATKA; this is encoded by the coding sequence ATGTCAACGCCACAGGATCGCCCTGCCGCCGCTGCCTTCCGGCAGCGTCTCTCATCGGGCGAACGCCTCATCGGCACCTTCGTGAAGACCCCGACCACGCACACGACCGAAATCCTCGGCGATCTCGGCTTTGACTTTGTGGTCATCGACGAGGAGCATGCACCGTTCGATCGCGTCACCATCGACATGCTGCTCCTTGCCGCCCGCGCCAGCGGCACGGCCGGAATCGTCCGGGTTGCGGAACCTACCCCCTCGCGCCTTCTCTCCGTGCTCGACGATGGGGCTGCCGGTGTGCTCGTTCCCCATGTGTCGTCGGTTCGGAAGGCCCAGGAGATCGCAGCCGCATGCCGGTATCGCGGCGGCAAACGGGGCTTCTCCAATTCACCCCGCGCCGGCCGCTACGGCGGCAGGGGTATCTGGCAGCATGTGGACGCGGCGGATGCCGAGGTCACGGTGATCGCCATGATCGAGGATCCGGAAGCCCTCGACGACATCGAGGCGATCGCTTCCGTCGACGGGATTCACGGACTCTTCATCGGGCGCGGGGACCTGACGGTAGCCCTCGGCGCGCCAGCGATGGATTCCCCCGAGATTCTCGATGTGGTCAAGCGCATCTGCGCCGCCGGCAGGAAGGCGGGAAAGCCCATCTGCATGATGGCCGCCAATGCGTCGGAAGCCGCCACGTTCGCGGAATATGGAGCCACGAGCTTCATCATCTCATCGGATCAAGGCTTGATGCGCCAGGCTGCCAGCAAAGTTCTGGCCGAGTTCGCCGCCACCAAGGCTTGA
- a CDS encoding IclR family transcriptional regulator, with protein MPRIAGEAGDGVQAVVLTLRILERLAEEGRPMGVTALAQALGTTKSRIYRHLRTLTQEGYILQSSDTERYQVGARLAALGRLAGDTFDLTSVAASTLRELRDTLGNFSVVSQVEPEGVRVLATLPGKSPIEIGVKRGSVLSFHGSAQGKVALAFGDESLRASVFRSRLELLTPKTIVSHAVLRKEIEKVRRQGWAVAANEVVIGLNALAAPIFSAGGVLVGTVSIVDSIQFIEEEPTREQTERIVEAGRKISAALGFVEGDILPVDMPQR; from the coding sequence ATGCCACGAATTGCGGGTGAGGCGGGTGACGGGGTTCAGGCCGTTGTCCTGACATTGCGGATCCTGGAGCGGTTGGCCGAGGAGGGGAGGCCCATGGGCGTCACCGCCCTTGCTCAGGCTCTCGGAACCACGAAGAGCCGGATCTACCGCCATTTGAGGACCCTGACGCAGGAGGGGTATATCCTGCAATCCTCCGATACGGAGCGTTATCAGGTTGGAGCAAGGCTCGCAGCGCTTGGGCGACTGGCCGGAGACACATTCGACCTCACGAGCGTGGCGGCGAGCACCCTCCGCGAATTGCGGGACACGCTCGGAAATTTCTCGGTCGTATCCCAGGTGGAACCGGAGGGGGTTCGCGTATTGGCGACCCTGCCGGGAAAATCCCCGATTGAGATCGGCGTGAAGCGTGGATCCGTGCTTTCATTCCATGGCTCGGCTCAAGGCAAGGTCGCTCTTGCTTTCGGGGACGAGAGCCTGCGTGCATCCGTGTTTCGGTCGCGCCTCGAGCTTCTGACGCCCAAGACCATCGTCAGTCACGCCGTCCTGCGCAAGGAAATCGAGAAGGTGCGGCGGCAGGGGTGGGCGGTCGCGGCCAACGAGGTGGTCATCGGCCTCAACGCCTTGGCGGCACCCATCTTCAGCGCAGGCGGGGTGCTTGTCGGCACTGTCAGCATCGTCGACTCCATTCAGTTCATCGAAGAGGAGCCGACCCGTGAGCAGACGGAACGTATCGTCGAGGCAGGGCGAAAGATCTCAGCGGCCCTTGGTTTCGTCGAAGGCGATATTCTGCCGGTTGACATGCCCCAGCGGTAA
- a CDS encoding ABC transporter substrate-binding protein, translating into MNRLGLFTASLLLSALPLTASAQDTFKIGSSVGLTGYAAVNDRAWRDSLLLAAETLNAKGGLLGKKVEVVVEDNRSEPQEAVVGYRKMMSNDEVHVFDSGCVSAGNSAAAGSVVRAKVPMVLCSILPNRPEEQKWAFSVLPPPRFEVESRYQYLKDKTDIRKVGILHDPTPYALLTKDLGVKMAKDFGLEVVAVETYNTNDADLSVQIGKINGAGAGAIIKMGQGGSTVTVAKNIRQLGLDKMLLMASLDDGETFTQAGDILGERFMFVAPGVQVPESIPEGPARQAAENFLKIWREKHGNRDANAAGRAWDSMMLIAKAVETAKSTDGTAIRGALEKISGFQGAFASFNFSPEQHNGITENPFRIGVVRDKKLVAR; encoded by the coding sequence ATGAACCGTCTCGGCCTTTTCACGGCCTCACTCCTGCTCTCGGCCCTGCCATTGACAGCGTCGGCGCAAGATACGTTCAAGATTGGCTCGTCCGTAGGGCTGACGGGCTACGCGGCGGTGAATGACCGCGCGTGGCGCGACAGCCTTCTGCTGGCCGCCGAGACGCTCAACGCTAAAGGGGGGCTTCTCGGCAAGAAGGTCGAAGTGGTCGTCGAGGACAATCGCTCGGAGCCCCAGGAGGCGGTGGTCGGATATCGCAAGATGATGTCCAACGACGAGGTGCATGTCTTCGACAGCGGCTGCGTCTCCGCAGGCAATTCCGCGGCGGCGGGCTCCGTGGTCCGCGCCAAGGTCCCGATGGTGCTGTGCTCGATCCTGCCCAACCGTCCCGAAGAGCAGAAATGGGCCTTCAGCGTGCTGCCGCCGCCCCGGTTCGAGGTGGAATCGCGCTATCAGTACCTCAAGGACAAGACCGACATCCGCAAGGTCGGCATCCTGCACGATCCCACGCCTTACGCTCTTCTTACGAAGGACCTCGGCGTGAAGATGGCGAAAGACTTCGGCCTCGAGGTGGTCGCCGTCGAGACCTACAACACCAACGATGCGGATCTCAGCGTTCAGATCGGCAAGATCAACGGTGCAGGCGCCGGTGCGATCATCAAGATGGGGCAGGGCGGCTCGACCGTCACCGTAGCCAAGAACATCAGGCAGCTCGGCCTCGACAAGATGCTTCTGATGGCGAGCCTGGATGACGGGGAGACCTTCACGCAGGCCGGTGACATCCTGGGTGAGCGCTTCATGTTCGTTGCGCCCGGCGTGCAGGTGCCGGAATCCATTCCGGAGGGCCCCGCTCGTCAGGCGGCGGAGAACTTCCTCAAGATTTGGCGGGAGAAGCACGGCAATCGCGACGCCAATGCCGCGGGCCGCGCCTGGGATTCGATGATGCTGATCGCGAAGGCGGTCGAGACGGCCAAGTCGACCGATGGCACTGCGATCCGCGGCGCCCTTGAGAAGATCTCCGGCTTCCAGGGAGCATTCGCGTCATTCAACTTCTCGCCCGAGCAGCATAACGGCATCACCGAGAATCCCTTCCGCATCGGTGTGGTGCGCGACAAGAAGCTGGTGGCCAGGTGA
- a CDS encoding ABC transporter ATP-binding protein codes for MSGLAMMPDRPLLDVHDISAHYGRVHALKPTNLHVKEGELVTILGPNGAGKSTLLRALTKLTASKGQVLFKGQDISSLPTHALARLGIIMVQEGRGLFGQMSVMENLILGGYTLTGSARDAEQRLDTVFGLFPRLRERTSQVASSLSGGEQQMLAIGRALMANPKLLMLDEPSLGLAPRVAAEIIETLGELNRRGLGILLVEQKAPLALKLAKRVYVISLGEIVAELSAHEIQSHHDLARYYLH; via the coding sequence GTGAGCGGTCTCGCCATGATGCCGGATCGGCCACTGCTCGACGTGCATGACATCTCCGCTCATTACGGCCGTGTTCACGCGCTCAAACCCACCAATCTTCACGTCAAAGAGGGCGAACTCGTCACAATCCTCGGGCCTAACGGCGCAGGGAAATCAACCCTGCTCCGGGCTCTCACCAAGCTGACCGCATCCAAGGGACAGGTTCTGTTCAAGGGTCAGGATATCAGCTCTCTGCCCACTCATGCTCTGGCCCGACTCGGCATCATTATGGTGCAGGAAGGGCGCGGTCTCTTCGGGCAGATGTCCGTCATGGAGAACCTGATCCTGGGCGGCTATACCCTGACCGGGTCCGCGCGTGACGCGGAGCAGCGTCTGGATACGGTGTTCGGGCTTTTCCCGCGACTGCGGGAGCGAACCAGTCAAGTGGCGTCCTCCCTTTCCGGCGGCGAGCAGCAGATGCTCGCCATCGGGCGGGCCCTGATGGCAAACCCGAAGCTCCTCATGCTCGACGAGCCATCGCTCGGCCTTGCGCCCCGTGTCGCCGCCGAGATCATCGAAACCCTCGGGGAGCTCAACCGGCGCGGGCTCGGCATTCTGCTTGTCGAGCAGAAAGCGCCTCTCGCGCTCAAACTGGCCAAGCGCGTCTACGTGATCTCGCTCGGTGAGATCGTTGCGGAACTTTCAGCTCACGAGATTCAATCGCATCATGACCTCGCCCGCTATTACCTCCACTGA
- a CDS encoding branched-chain amino acid ABC transporter permease, with product MTSPAITSTEQAPPRIRGSFGLAMPVIVAVAAILIAFGSSGYLVTVFGFAAIYGIFVTGLNFFMGYTGQASFGQNAFAALGGYTSAVLTATHGFEPIVALFLAMILSGVVALVVGYPTLRLRGHYLAMATFALGLIVYEIAVEWTSLTQGYMGYSGIPPIGIFGYELTTEKTQLIALVAILLLGVWISSRLRHSRFGRALRAIAGSEQAASALGIKVSRYKLAAFMVAALYASVAGSLFAHFVGFISPEVFGTNMVVLSFTMLYLGGIGSTWGPVIGAVIVSLLPEALRGLKELQDVFYCAILIAILIFLPKGLTGLVGLVQDRTGWGRK from the coding sequence ATGACCTCGCCCGCTATTACCTCCACTGAGCAAGCGCCTCCGCGCATTCGCGGCAGCTTCGGATTGGCGATGCCCGTCATCGTCGCGGTCGCTGCCATCCTCATTGCCTTCGGGTCCAGCGGCTATCTCGTCACGGTTTTCGGCTTCGCGGCCATTTACGGGATCTTCGTGACCGGCCTGAACTTCTTCATGGGCTACACGGGCCAGGCTTCCTTCGGTCAGAACGCCTTCGCGGCTCTGGGCGGATATACCTCCGCCGTTCTCACCGCCACGCATGGTTTCGAACCCATCGTCGCTCTCTTCCTGGCGATGATCCTGTCCGGCGTCGTGGCACTGGTCGTGGGTTATCCCACGCTGCGACTGCGTGGGCACTATCTCGCCATGGCGACCTTTGCCCTCGGCCTGATCGTGTACGAAATCGCCGTGGAATGGACGAGCCTGACGCAGGGCTATATGGGCTATTCGGGCATCCCGCCCATCGGCATCTTCGGCTACGAACTCACGACAGAGAAGACGCAGCTCATTGCTCTTGTGGCCATTCTTCTCCTGGGTGTGTGGATCTCAAGCCGCCTGCGCCATTCCCGTTTCGGCCGTGCCTTGAGGGCCATTGCGGGCAGCGAGCAAGCGGCAAGCGCTCTCGGAATCAAGGTATCGCGCTACAAGCTCGCGGCCTTCATGGTCGCGGCCCTTTACGCTTCGGTTGCGGGATCCCTGTTCGCCCATTTCGTCGGCTTCATCAGCCCCGAGGTGTTCGGCACGAACATGGTCGTGTTGAGCTTTACGATGCTCTATCTCGGCGGCATTGGAAGCACCTGGGGACCGGTGATTGGCGCCGTGATCGTCTCTCTGCTTCCGGAGGCCCTGCGCGGCCTGAAAGAGCTCCAGGACGTCTTCTACTGCGCCATCCTGATCGCCATCCTCATCTTCCTGCCCAAAGGCCTGACAGGCCTTGTCGGCCTCGTGCAGGATCGTACCGGATGGGGGAGGAAATAG
- a CDS encoding ABC transporter ATP-binding protein, with amino-acid sequence MSLLSIRNVTKRFGGLVANDSISIEVPEGMLFAVIGPNGAGKTTLFNMVSGTFQPTSGSIHFDGEEISGLPQDQVAGRGLIRTYQLVQLFKDLTVAENVHVGSHRVTKGGIVSALFHPRWMREQEREIAQEARNILAFVGLGDRHDVPADQLPYGQQRLLEVARALAAKPRMILLDEPAAGLNVHETEALAEVIRAVHARGITVVLIEHDMGLIMKVAQRIAVLDFGRKIAEGTPEEIRSHPDVIAAYLGGTEYANV; translated from the coding sequence ATGTCCCTTCTCTCCATCCGCAATGTCACCAAGCGCTTCGGCGGCTTGGTGGCCAACGACTCGATCAGCATCGAGGTACCCGAAGGCATGCTGTTCGCGGTGATCGGCCCGAACGGCGCTGGAAAGACCACGTTGTTCAATATGGTTTCCGGGACCTTCCAACCGACCTCGGGCTCCATCCACTTCGACGGGGAGGAGATCAGCGGCCTTCCTCAGGATCAGGTCGCAGGGCGCGGCCTTATCCGCACCTATCAGCTCGTGCAGCTGTTCAAGGATCTGACAGTAGCCGAAAACGTGCACGTGGGTTCCCACAGGGTTACGAAGGGCGGGATCGTGTCCGCCCTGTTTCATCCAAGATGGATGCGAGAACAGGAGCGCGAGATCGCGCAGGAAGCGCGCAACATCCTCGCATTCGTCGGGCTCGGCGATCGTCATGACGTTCCCGCCGATCAGCTGCCATATGGCCAGCAGCGGCTTCTCGAGGTGGCGCGTGCGCTTGCCGCAAAGCCTCGCATGATCCTGCTCGACGAGCCCGCGGCGGGCCTTAACGTCCATGAGACCGAAGCGCTCGCTGAGGTGATCCGCGCCGTGCATGCTCGCGGCATCACGGTCGTGCTGATCGAGCACGATATGGGCCTCATCATGAAGGTCGCCCAGCGCATTGCCGTTCTCGACTTCGGCAGGAAGATCGCCGAAGGCACGCCGGAGGAGATCCGGTCCCATCCCGATGTGATCGCCGCCTATCTTGGTGGAACGGAGTACGCCAATGTCTGA
- a CDS encoding branched-chain amino acid ABC transporter permease, with protein sequence MSDATQLIQSLVNGIGVGLIYGLIGIGFCVIYNASGIVNFAQGVFVMLGGMICHTLLTRLGLPIYLAALLAIPITAGIGILIEILVVRPMWNRGAALFAIVLATLATQIMIERITILTLGDQPRSYDEFTSGGPLKIGDVAVGYQLFWILGGGALMVTLLWLFFTRTRTGRALRACSQNREAAALLGIPVSRMLLVSFALSAALGAVAGILVTPTQVTAFNVGTPFGVSGFIAAIIGGFGSATGALAGGILLGVLQAVAIVLFGAGLKNVAALSTLLVVLLFFPSGIFAGLKSLRKAA encoded by the coding sequence ATGTCTGATGCCACCCAACTCATCCAAAGCCTCGTCAACGGCATTGGCGTCGGCCTGATCTACGGCCTCATCGGCATCGGATTCTGCGTCATCTACAACGCAAGCGGCATCGTGAACTTCGCGCAGGGCGTGTTCGTAATGTTGGGCGGCATGATCTGCCACACCCTGCTGACGCGCCTGGGCCTGCCGATTTACCTTGCTGCGTTACTGGCCATCCCGATCACGGCCGGCATCGGCATTCTGATCGAGATCCTCGTCGTGCGCCCCATGTGGAACCGGGGAGCGGCCTTGTTCGCCATCGTGCTTGCGACGCTAGCAACGCAGATCATGATCGAGCGCATCACCATTCTGACGCTCGGGGACCAGCCGCGCAGTTACGATGAGTTCACCTCCGGCGGGCCGCTGAAAATCGGTGACGTCGCAGTCGGATACCAGCTGTTCTGGATCCTGGGCGGCGGCGCCCTCATGGTGACGCTGCTCTGGCTGTTCTTTACCCGCACCCGTACCGGACGCGCCCTGCGGGCCTGTTCGCAAAACCGCGAAGCGGCCGCTCTCCTCGGCATTCCCGTGTCGCGCATGCTGCTGGTTTCCTTCGCCCTGAGCGCCGCGCTGGGTGCCGTGGCCGGCATTCTGGTGACGCCCACGCAGGTGACCGCCTTCAATGTTGGCACACCGTTCGGCGTGAGCGGCTTCATCGCCGCCATCATCGGGGGCTTCGGCAGTGCAACGGGCGCTCTCGCGGGGGGCATCCTGCTGGGTGTGCTCCAAGCAGTCGCCATCGTGCTGTTCGGGGCCGGCCTGAAGAACGTTGCCGCCCTCTCGACCCTGCTGGTGGTCCTGCTTTTCTTCCCGAGCGGAATTTTTGCCGGCCTGAAAAGTCTCAGGAAAGCTGCCTGA